A stretch of the Dyella telluris genome encodes the following:
- a CDS encoding polysaccharide biosynthesis protein, with the protein MPLRKWVGVIHPRTAVVLHDLLMAALAWWIAKALRYAMIDNAAISFHALEFPLVLLVQGAVLSWTGLYKGVWRFASLPDLWNILRAAIIGALAIALVLILYNRLADVPRSVLLLYPVVLSVLLGMPRLAYRFWKDSRVDLFQAKPAQRVLIVGADRAGEALSRDLHRDHGFTVVGFVDDKESLRGASINGKPVLGRIDQIPELAREVAVQMLLIAMPGASTQEMRRVVELCDQSGLPYRTVPKLEDVVSGRAHFNEIKEVAIEDLLGRDTVELDWTAIRVTLTGRRVLVTGGGGSIGSELCRQVARLGAQSLCVVDNTEFNLYRISQELRAEYPELIFEGVLADCGDAAAMRKLFNEYKPQVVFHAAAYKHVPMLQAQLRAAFRNNVLATRNVADLADRHQVECFVLISTDKAVNPTSVMGACKRMAEIWCQNLNEHSNTHFITVRFGNVLDSAGSVVPLFREQIRNGGPVTITHPEISRYFMTIPEACQLILQAASIGKGGEIFALDMGEPIKIRDLAEQMIRLAGRKPGTEIPIVYTGLRSGEKLFEELFHPLENYIETTHAKIFLAQYRPVKWDLLNTQMARAADAVVAYDEETLRQCVSNLLPSFRWSEPVHTDNVVALRRNESGEK; encoded by the coding sequence ATGCCGCTACGTAAATGGGTCGGTGTCATTCATCCGCGAACGGCCGTGGTACTCCACGACCTGCTGATGGCTGCGCTGGCATGGTGGATCGCCAAGGCCCTGCGTTACGCGATGATCGATAACGCAGCGATCAGCTTCCACGCGCTCGAATTTCCCCTCGTCCTGCTGGTGCAGGGCGCCGTACTGAGCTGGACCGGCCTTTACAAAGGCGTGTGGCGTTTCGCCAGCCTTCCGGACCTGTGGAACATCCTGCGGGCCGCGATCATCGGCGCCCTGGCCATTGCGCTGGTGCTGATCCTCTACAACCGTCTGGCGGACGTACCCCGTTCGGTCTTGCTGCTGTATCCCGTGGTGCTGTCGGTACTGCTGGGTATGCCTCGTCTTGCTTATCGGTTCTGGAAAGACAGCCGCGTCGACCTGTTTCAGGCCAAGCCCGCCCAGCGTGTGCTTATCGTGGGTGCCGACCGTGCCGGTGAGGCGCTGTCGCGCGACCTGCATCGCGACCATGGTTTCACCGTGGTCGGGTTCGTCGACGACAAGGAAAGCCTGCGCGGTGCCAGCATCAACGGCAAGCCGGTGCTGGGGCGTATCGACCAGATTCCCGAGCTGGCCCGTGAAGTGGCCGTGCAGATGCTGCTCATTGCCATGCCTGGCGCCTCCACCCAGGAGATGCGCCGCGTGGTGGAGCTGTGCGACCAGAGCGGATTGCCGTATCGCACCGTTCCGAAGCTAGAGGACGTGGTCTCCGGGCGCGCGCACTTCAACGAGATCAAGGAAGTCGCCATTGAGGATCTGCTTGGCCGCGATACGGTAGAGCTGGACTGGACGGCCATCCGCGTCACCCTGACCGGGCGTCGCGTGCTGGTCACGGGCGGTGGTGGCTCGATCGGTTCGGAGCTGTGCCGTCAGGTGGCTCGCCTTGGCGCGCAGTCGCTGTGCGTAGTCGACAACACTGAATTCAATCTCTACCGGATCTCGCAGGAACTGCGTGCCGAGTATCCGGAACTGATCTTCGAGGGCGTGCTGGCCGATTGCGGTGATGCGGCAGCCATGCGCAAGCTGTTCAACGAGTACAAGCCGCAGGTGGTGTTCCATGCCGCCGCATACAAGCACGTGCCCATGCTGCAGGCCCAGTTGCGCGCGGCCTTCCGCAACAACGTGCTGGCCACACGCAACGTGGCCGACCTGGCGGATCGTCATCAGGTCGAATGTTTCGTGCTGATTTCCACTGACAAGGCGGTCAACCCCACCAGTGTCATGGGCGCGTGCAAGCGCATGGCGGAAATCTGGTGCCAGAACCTCAACGAGCATTCGAATACGCATTTCATTACGGTGCGCTTCGGCAACGTGCTCGATTCCGCGGGTTCGGTGGTGCCGTTGTTCCGCGAGCAGATCCGCAATGGTGGACCGGTCACCATCACGCATCCCGAGATCTCCCGCTACTTCATGACCATTCCTGAAGCCTGCCAGCTGATTTTGCAGGCGGCCAGCATCGGCAAGGGTGGTGAGATCTTTGCGCTGGACATGGGCGAGCCGATCAAGATCCGCGATCTCGCCGAGCAGATGATCCGCCTGGCTGGCCGCAAGCCTGGCACTGAGATTCCCATCGTCTATACGGGGCTGCGCTCGGGCGAGAAACTGTTTGAAGAGCTGTTCCATCCGCTTGAGAACTACATCGAGACGACGCACGCGAAGATCTTCCTCGCGCAGTACCGTCCGGTGAAATGGGATCTGCTCAATACGCAGATGGCGAGGGCGGCCGATGCCGTCGTCGCCTATGACGAGGAAACGCTGCGCCAGTGCGTGTCCAACCTGCTGCCGTCGTTCCGCTGGAGCGAACCGGTGCATACGGACAACGTGGTGGCGCTACGTCGCAATGAATCAGGAGAGAAGTAA